GTTGCAGGTAGGCGGCCAGTTGAGCCTTCAGGCTGGCGTCGAGCATGTTCGGAGTCCCTCTCTTGCTGGATGGTGAATGGAAAGAAAAAGGCCCGGGCGCAGGGCGCACCCGGGCCTTCAGCGTTGGCTGCAGCCGGCGGCGCTTAGATCTTGCCGACCAGGTCCAGCGACGGCTTGAGCGTCTCGGCGCCTTCGCTCCACTTGGCCGGGCAGACCTCGCCCGGGTGGGCGGCGATGTACTGGGCGGCCTTCAGGCGGCGCAGGGTCTCGGTGGCGACGCGGCCGATGCCGTTGTCATGCACCTCGATGGTCTTGATGCGGCCTTCCGGATCGATGATGAAGGTGCCGCGCAGCGCCAGGCCGGTGTCCTCGCCTTCGGTGATCAGCACGTCGAAGAAGCGGGCCAGCTGGTGGCTCGGGTCGCCGATCAGCGGGTACTGCACCTTCTTGATGGTGTCCGAGGTGTCGTGCCAGGCCTTGTGGGTGAAGTGGGTGTCGGTGGACACGCCATACACCTCTGCGCCCAGCTTCTGGAACTCGGCATAGTGGTCGGCCAGGTCGCCCAGCTCGGTCGGGCAGACGAACGTGAAGTCGGCCGGGTAGAACACCACCACCGACCACTTGCCCTTGAAGCTCTCGTCCGAAACCGGCACGAACTTGCCGTTGTGGTAGGCGGTCGCCTGGAAGGGGGTGATCTGGGTGTTGATGAGGGACATGCGGTTTCCTTCCTTTTAAGTCGAGGTTGCGATAGGTGTCAGAGCCGTAGTTTCGCCCCGTTGTTCCAATAAAGCCAATTTATTGATTCAATTCATGCCATTGGAAAGGTCTATTGGGTTGCCGCGCCAAGCCGCTGACGACGGCGTCAGTCGGGGCCACACTTGATTGGACGGCGGCTGTAACCGCCAAACTGCGCGATGAAGAACCTCCTGCGCGATCCCCGCTTTCGCTCGCGCAGCCTGGCCGAGGCCGTCGGCCGGGCCGGTTTCCGCAAGTGGTACGAACGGGAATTGCTCTCCAGCCATGCACACATGGTGCTGGCTTTTCTGAGTCTGGTTGCCGTGTTCGGTGCGCTGGAGGCGGCCCGCGAAGCCGCCCTCGGCGAACGGCTCGTCAACACCGTCTACGTGCTGCTGTCGGCGGCTATCGGGGCCTGGGCATTGCGCCGCTACTTCTTTCTACTGAGCCGCGCGGAGGACGTGGCCAACCAGGCCCAATGCGAAGGTTGCGGCGAATACGGCCGTTTCAAGGTGGTGGGCGGAAGCGAGGCCGAGGCGCAGGTCTGCTGCCACCGCTGCCACCACCGCTGGGTAATCAGCACGGTCGGCTGAGCCGGCTCAGTATTCCAGGCGCTCGGGCCGGATCTCCTGCAGGATGGTGGTTGCGATCTCCTCGATCGACTTGGTGGTGGTGGACAGCCAGCGAATGCCGGCGCGCCGCATCATCGCCTCGGCCTCGGCCACCTCCATCCGGCAGTTCTCCAGTGACGCATAGCGCGAATTCGGACGCCGCTCGTTGCGGATCTCGGACAGCCGCTCCGGCTGGATCGTCAGGCCGAACAGCTTGCGCCGGTTCGCCGCCAGCGCGGGCGGAAGCTGCTGGCGCTCGAAGTCGTCCGGGATCAGCGGGTAGTTGGCGGCCTTCAGGCCGTGCTGCATGGCGAGGTACAGCGAGGTCGGCGTCTTGCCGCTGCGGCTGACGCCCACCAGCACCACGTCGGCCTGTTCCAGGTCCCGCTGCATCTGGCCGTCGTCGTGCGCCAGGCTGTAGTTGATCGCCTCGATGCGGTCGTGGTAGGCCTGGCTCTTGCTGACGTCGGAAAAGCGCCCGACCCGGTGGTTGGACTTCATGCCCAGCTCGATCTCCAGCGGCCGCACGAAGGTGCCGAACATGTCCAGCAGCATGCCGCGGCAGCCCTCCTCGATGACCTGCAGGATCTCCACGTTGACCAGGGTGGTGAACACCAGCGGGCGGCGCCCTTCCAGCTCGGCGACGTGGTTGATCTGCCGCACCACCTGGTGCGCCTTGTCCACCGTGTCGATGAAGGGCAGGCGCACGTGCCGGGGCTTGAATTCGAACTGCGCCAGGATGGCGTTGCCGAAGGTCTCGGCGGTGATGCCGGTGCCGTCCGAGATGAAGAAGACGGTGCGCGTGTGCTGGGTGGACATCGGTACTTTCGGGCCGTGTGGCCGCCCCGGGGCAAGGGCGGGTGCCTACAATGGCCGGCAATTATCCGCCGCATGTCATGACGCGTTCAGGCCTCCTACAAGACCGACAAAGCCGACACGCCCGACACGGCCGCGCGCATCGCTGCAGCGCAGACCCGTTTTCAACTTCCGGAGTTTTTCCATGTCTGCACGCTTCAGCCCGGCCGCCCTGGTCGTGCCTTTCGAAAACCTGAGGATGAGCGACGTCGAGGTGGTCGGCGGCAAGAACGCCAGCCTCGGCGAGATGATCTCCCAGCTGCCCCAGGGGGTGCGCGTGCCCACCGGGTTTGCCACCACCGCCCACGCCTTCCGCGAGTTCCTCGCTTACGGCGCGCTCGGCGAGCGCATCAACGCGCGGCTGGACGACCTGGACACCGAGGACGTGCGGGCG
The sequence above is a segment of the Ramlibacter tataouinensis genome. Coding sequences within it:
- the ppsR gene encoding posphoenolpyruvate synthetase regulatory kinase/phosphorylase PpsR, translating into MSTQHTRTVFFISDGTGITAETFGNAILAQFEFKPRHVRLPFIDTVDKAHQVVRQINHVAELEGRRPLVFTTLVNVEILQVIEEGCRGMLLDMFGTFVRPLEIELGMKSNHRVGRFSDVSKSQAYHDRIEAINYSLAHDDGQMQRDLEQADVVLVGVSRSGKTPTSLYLAMQHGLKAANYPLIPDDFERQQLPPALAANRRKLFGLTIQPERLSEIRNERRPNSRYASLENCRMEVAEAEAMMRRAGIRWLSTTTKSIEEIATTILQEIRPERLEY
- the ahpC gene encoding alkyl hydroperoxide reductase subunit C, which produces MSLINTQITPFQATAYHNGKFVPVSDESFKGKWSVVVFYPADFTFVCPTELGDLADHYAEFQKLGAEVYGVSTDTHFTHKAWHDTSDTIKKVQYPLIGDPSHQLARFFDVLITEGEDTGLALRGTFIIDPEGRIKTIEVHDNGIGRVATETLRRLKAAQYIAAHPGEVCPAKWSEGAETLKPSLDLVGKI